The window ATTCAGGAATTCGAACTAAAAAATCCGTTTTTAGGTAAAAATAATTAAAAAATAAAAAAACGTGCATAATGTAGTATGCACGTTTTTTTATTTTTTAAATGGAAAGTATACGTTTTTCCACTGAAGCACTTTTTTTTACTCTCTAAACATTTTCTTGCGCTCAGTAGCCAACGTCAATAATTCCTCCGCATGTTTTAACGTTAGTGGAGTAGTTTCAGCACCGGACAGCATCCTCGACAATTCCTCTGTTCTGTCTGATTCCACAACATCATGAATTTCCGTCCTCGTCCTATCACTAATTACATCTTTTTTAATGAGATAATGGTGATCAGCCATTGCGGCAACTTGGGGCAAATGAGAAATACAAAGCACTTGGGAATGTGTGGCGATAATAGCGATTTTTTCAGCAATTGCTTGTGCTACCCTTCCGCTTACCCCCGTATCCACTTCGTCAAAAATAAGTGAAGTAACGCCTTGGTGTTTGGAGAAAATAGTCTTTATCGCCAACATAATACGGGAAATTTCGCCACCCGATGCTACTTTTACAAGTGGTTTCAATGGTTCTCCAACGTTCGTCGAAATTAGAAAGGTCACATCATCGTAACCGTTCGAATCGAAAGTACTTGCTGGTTTCCGAGTAATTTCCACTTTAAAAGAAGCTTTTCCCATATGAAGCTGTTGCAACTGTTCCATAATCGCTTTTTCTAATTGAATAGACGACTTTTGGCGAATAATCGATAATTCTCCTGCCTCTATTTCTAAGTCTTTCAAAATTTGGTCAAGTTTTTCCTGTTCAGCAGATAGACGCTCATCTCTGCTCACTAAACTATCAAGTTCCTCTGCAATTTTATTGCGGTACATAAGAATGTCCTCAATCGTTTTCCCATACTTTCTTTTAAGTGAAAGATGGAGGGCCAGACGCTCTTCAACTATTTCTAGTCTTGCAGGATCAAATTCCATATCATCGAGTATACTTTTCAGCTCATGCGCAGTATCTTGCAATGAATAGAAACTTGCTGCAATCGTTTCAGCGTGCGGCCTAAGGCTCTTATCAACAGAAGCTGCATCCTCAATATCACTCATTGCGGAACCGATCCAATCAAGTGCATGCGTATCAGCGCTGATCGACATGTATGCTGTATTCAAGCGTTCGTATAATCGATTGAAGTTTTGAAGTTTTTGTTTTTCCTCTTCAAGTTGGTTTTCTTCTCCAATGACAAGAGCAGCGGCATCGATCTCTTTCAGCTGGAATGAATACAAATCAATACGTTGAGCAACTTGTTGCTCATTATCATCCGCCTTCTCAAGCTTTCTTTTCAATTTCCGATAACTCTCGTACAGTTCAGAATAATTTTCATAAGCACGTTCAAGCTTTTCACCCGCAAAATGATCAAGCAAATGAATATGACTTCTTTCATGCATTAGTTCCTGGTTTTCATGTTGACCGTGAATGTCAATCAATTGGGAACCGATTTCCCTCAAAATAGCAATTGTCACGAGCTTACCATTGACTCGGCAAACTGTTTTGCCGTTCGAATTCAAATCACGGCGTAAAATAACGACGCCATCCTGCACGTCAATACCAAAATCAGCTAATTTCACGATGATAGGATGTGCTTCCTCTTCAATTGTGAAAAGTCCTTCCAATTCAGCTTTATTTGCACCGTGACGGATAAATTCCTGTGAACCTCGTCCACCTGCCAACAGTTGTACAGCATCGATGATAATTGATTTACCTGCACCTGTTTCCCCAGTCAAAACGGTGAGTCCTTCGTCAAAAGTTACTTCAAGGTGTTCAATGATTGCAAAGTTTTTTATGGAAATTTCACGTAACAATTGCTGTCACCTCTTTCAAAGCATCGCTAACAATTTTTCTCTCACCACTGCTGTTAAGGAATCGTCACGGCAGATGATTAGGCATGTGTCATCGCCGCAAATCGTTCCAAGAATTTCTTCCCACCCGAGATGATCCAACAAAGATCCAACCGCCTGCGCATTTCCAGGAAGCGTTTTCAAAATAATAAAATGACCAGCCCCATCTATGCTGACAAATGCGTCAGTCAACATACGGTGAAGCTTTTGCTCCGTGTTGTACTTATGTACGGGTGGAAGGCTATATTTGTAATTACCATTAGATAAAGGGACTTTAATAAGATGCATTTCTTTTATATCACGCGAAACGGTCGCTTGCGTTACTTCTACCCCAGCCGCCTTTAAGCTATCTACGAGCTGATCCTGTGTTTCTATTTCAAAATTCGAGATAATATCTCGGATGCGTATTTGTCTATGCCCTTTATTCATACCATTCACTCCCATACAAAATAATAAGGTCCTTTTTCATACTGTACCACCGATTTTTTCCTGCAACAAGAATATAAGCGCAGGGTGCCCGTCCGGATACGAAAGACATAAAATAGACCGTTATTCACAGTTCGATATGTTGTAGTTTTCCGAGGAACAAGAAAAGCACGCAACTTAATGCGCGCTATTGCAATTCTTTGTACGCCTCTTCAACAAGGTTATTAAATGAAACTTCGTCAAATGCTGTTTCGGCATTGTCTTCAGAAGTTAAGTGGAATAGAAACTCTATGTTCCCTTCCCCGCCAGTGACAGGAGAAAATGAAATTCCACGAAGACTGAATCCATCTTGGATTGATGCATCAGCAATTCTTTTTAATACTTCAAGATGAATGGATTTTTCCCTGACGACACCTTTTTTCCCAACTTTCCCTTTCCCGGCCTCGAATTGCGGCTTAACGAGGACTATGACATCACCGCCAGTGGCAATAATTCGTTTTAATGCGGGCAGGATAAGTGTCAAGGAGATGAAGGAAACATCGATTGTAGCAAACTGTGGGATGCCTTCGGTGAAAATTTCCGGTGTTGCATGTCTGAAGTTCGTTCTTTCCATAACCGTTACACGGGAATCTTGACGTATTTTCCACGCTAATTGATTGTACCCGACATCAAGCGCATAGCAATGTAACGCACCATTTTGAAGAGCACAATCTGTGAATCCGCCTGTTGAGGCACCGATATCAAGCACAATTTTGCCTTTAACGTTAGCATCAAATTGCTCAAGTGCTTTTTCAAGCTTCAAACCGCCTCGACTGACGTATTTCAGTTTGGAACCCTTGACTGCAAGCGGCGCGTCTGAAAATATTTTTTCACCTGGTTTATCTAACCTTGTTTCAGCGGAAAAAACGATGCCCGCCATTATGGAACGCTTTGCTTGTTCCCTTGTTTCAAAGAGACCACGCGCGACCAATAGGACATCTACCCGCTCTTTTGGCGCACGATTTGTCATACTTGTTCCCTTTCCACTGCTTGCATTTTAATAAATGATTCCATATTTTCAACTAGATGATTTGAAGTCATGCCTATTTCTTCAAGTAGGTCGTCGACATTACCATGTTCAATGAACTGATCTGGAATTCCCATGCGTCGAACCGGTACAGCAGTTTGAAGGGTATCATGTGCATATTCAAGTACTGCACTGCCGAAACCGCCGGCGAGAACCGCCTCTTCTACAGTAATAATCGGCATTCCACTTGCGAAAATCGTGTCCAACATTGCCGTATCAAGCGGTTTGATGAATCTCGCATTGACGACTTTCACATTGATTCCTTTAGTAAATAATATATTAGCTGCTTCCAGTGCCATCGGGATTGTTGTTCCGAACGTCAAAATTACTCCATCCTGTCCTTCACGCAACACTTCCCATGAACCGATCGGAATTGGATGTAATGTCTCATCCATTGTTACACCGAGTCCATTCCCTCTTGGATAACGCATCACAATTGGACCTTCATCGTAATCTATGGCAGTTTTCACCATATGCTGTCCTTCGTTTTCGTCTTTCGGCATCATAATGACCAGATTCGGCATATGTCTAAGGAATGCGATATCGAAGACACCCTGATGTGTTTCGCCGTCGGCACCTACCAGGCCCGCACGGTCAATGCCGATAAAGACATTCAAGTTCTGCCTCGAAATATCATGAAGCATTTGATCGTAAGCCCGTTGCATAAATGTCGAATAGATTGCAAGAAACGGTTTCATCCCTTGAGTTGCAAGACCGGCTGCCATCGTTGTTGCATGCTGTTCAGCTATACCTACATCGAAGAAACGATCCGGAAATTCTGTCGCAAATGATTCAAGTTTTGAACCGACTGGCATTGCAGGTGTAATCGCCACGATTCGACGGTCTTCACGTGCAATAGTTCGGACTGTTTCTGCAACAAGTCCACTCCACGACGGTGCGGTAGATGATGATTTAACAAAATCACCTGTTTCGATTTTATAAGGTCCCGTACCATGCCAAGTGCCGATTTTATCGTCTTCCGCAGGGCTGTATCCTTTGCCTTTTTTCGTAATAACATGAAGAAGGACAGGCCCATCCATTTTCTTCGCATATTGGATATTACGCTCGAGATCATTGAAATCGTGGCCGTCAATCGGACCAAGATATGTGAAGCCAAGCTCTTCGAAAAAGACGCCCGAAACAAGTAGATATTTCAAGCTATCTTTTACACGTTCTGCGGCAGTAGCAAGTTTGCCTCCAACAGCCGGAATTTTCTTCAAGATATATTCAAGTTCATCTTTTGCACTCTTATATTTACCAGCAGTTCTCAGTTTTCCCAGGACTGCATGAAGCGCACCGACATTGGGGGCAATTGACATTTCATTGTCATTCAAAATGACAATCATGTTCGTTTTTGCATGGCCAATATGATTAAGTGCTTCAAGTGCCATACCGCCTGTAAGCGCACCATCACCGATGACTGGTATTACATAATTCGAATCGCCTTTGATGTCTCGGGCAGCCGCCATTCCCATAGCGGCGGAAAGTGAAGTAGAACTGTGGCCAGTTTCCCATACATCATGATCGCTTTCAATTCGTTTCGGAAAACCGCACAAACCTTTATATTTTCTAAGTGAATCGAAATTACCTGCACGCCCAGTTAGTATTTTATGGACATACGCCTGATGCCCAACATCCCAAATGATTTTATCATCAGGACTATCAAAATGCCTATGAAGTGCAATTGTCAGTTCGACTACGCCAAGATTCGGCCCTATATGGCCACCTGTAACAGATAATTTCTCAATAAGGAATTTCCGAACTTCTGCTGCTAATTCCATCATCTGTTCCTTATCGAGTTTTTTAATAAAAGATGGACTAGTAATTTCTGTGAGTTCCATCGTTATCACACACCTTCACAAATTAATTGCCACGGATAATACTGCGCTGCCTACATTATAACAAGAAGGACGTTCAGTACAACAATTTGGTTCACTTCACGATTTCCGTTCTACGATATAATCCGCAAACAATCCTAGAAGTGGATGCTCCATTTCCAGAAATGCAAGAGAATCTCTTGCACATTGGTGATGTTTTTCCAGTCGTGACATTGCACCTTCCAGTCCGAGAAGTGACGGATACGTCGACTTCTCGCTTAACGCATCGCTCCCTGCTGTCTTACCAAGTTCTTCCGTCGTGGATGTAATATCTAAAATATCATCTTGAATTTGAAAAGCGAGTCCAATATGGTAGGCAAAGTCTCTCAACTTCGCAGTTTTTTCTTCATTTAAACCCGCTAGTATTGCACCGGCCACGATGCAAAATGACAATAGGGCCCCAGTTTTATTAACATGTATGTTTTCGAGTTCAAATAGAGATAAGGTTTTTGTTTCACCTTCAATATCGAGCATCTGTCCGCCAACCATACCAGTTGAACCCGAGGCGTCTGCCAGTAAACGAATGATTCGAAGTGTGTCTTGTGCAGACGTATCCGATAAATGAGTCAAACTTCCGAATGCCAGAGTTTGTAGTGCATCTCCTGCAAGTACGGCAACTGCTTCCCCATAAATGATATGGTTCGTCGGTTTGCCGCGCCTAAAATTATCATCATCCATAGAAGGCAAGTCATCGTGGATGAGGGAATACGTATGCAAAAATTCAGCAGCACAAGCTACCGTCAAGGCATCTTGTGAGTCGACACCAAGGTCTTCGAGCGTGGCTAGGACGAGAAGTGGCCGGATTCGTTTCCCTCCGGCATTGATTGAATAGGCCATCGAGGACTTCAATGTTTCAGATACATTCGCTGCCCCTAGCAGGCTATTCAGTTTTTCATCGATAACAGGTAATTTTTCTGCGATGAATCGTTGCAATTCCTTATGCATTCGAATCAGACCCTTTTGCCGGATCAAACTCTGTTTTGTTGCCATCTTTGTCGATTATAGAAATAAGCTGTTTTTCAGCATCCTGTAATTTCCCGTGGCAATAAGCAGACAGTTCCATCCCTTTTTTGTAAAGTGTAATTGCGTCTTCCAGTGGTACATCCCCTGTTTCAAGTTTCTGGACGACTTCCTCTAAATTAAGCATCGCTTCTTCAAAGCGAATCGGCTCTTTTTCCAATTAAACTTCCTCCCCTTCGTTCATTGTAATCGATTGAACCACCGCTTCCGCAGTCCCATCTTGTAAACGGATTTGGATATTGCCACCGACTTCTAGCGATTTGACTGATTTGGCGACTTCATTTTCCTGGTAAACAATCGAATATCCGCGTTCCATTACAGTAAGCGGGTTAAGTGCCTTCAGCATGCGTACTGATGCATGGAAACGATCACTCCGGATGCGGACATCTTGATGCACTCCCCTTGTAAGGCGTTCCGTAAGGACAGCTATACTTCGATGTCCTTCTTTGATTCGCTGTTCAGGCGAGAAAGAAGACAGCATACTACTTAATCTTTGATGTTGGGATTTACGATAGCCCGTTATATCTTGCCCGCTTCGCGATAGTCTTCCTTCAAGACCGATCAATCTCTCGGTGAATGGGCGATAAAGCCGTTCCGGAAATTGAAGGGGATAGGATGTTTCTAAAGTTGTCAGACGTTTGCGTTCACTTTTCAGTTGATTGGAGAGCGCATTATAAATCGCGCGTTTCCTATCCAACAGCTTTTCAAACAACTCATCACGTGCTGGAACTGCCATTTCAGCAGCTGCTGTAGGAGTAGGTGCTCTTTTGTCCGATACAAAATCGGCAATTGTTGTGTCGGTTTCATGCCCTACTGCACTAATAATCGGAACTCGGCATGAAAAAATCGCACGTGCGACCGACTCTTCATTGAATGCCCATAAGTCTTCAATGGAACCGCCACCGCGTCCAACAATTAGAACATCAATGGATCCATATGTATCTGCCTGTTCGATTGATTTGATGATGGAAGGAGCAGCATTCGGTCCCTGTACAATCGCCGGAAATAAAATGATTTCCGCAAGCGGGTAACGCCTTTCAATGGTTGAACAGATATCTTGGATTGCAGCACCTGATTGCGCCGTAACTACACCGATTTTAGTTGGAAACGATGGAACAGGTCTTTTCCAACGTGCATCGAAGAGACCTTCTTTTCCAAGGCTTTCCTTCAATTGTTCAAATGCTAAATAAAGCGCACCGATACCATCCGGCTGCATTGTTTGGACATATAATTGATAGTTTCCGCTAGTTTCGAAAACTGTTACATCACCCGTAATAAGCACGTTCATACCGTTTTCAGGTCTGAATTTGAGCGCAGATGCGTTTGAACGGAACATTGCTGATTGGATTCTGCTTTTTTCATCCTTCAAGGTAAAATAAATATGTCCGCTTGGGTGGCTTTTTACATTCGACAGTTCGCCTTTAACGTAGACGTTCCGCAAATGTGGGTCTGCGTCAAACTTGCGTTTAATATATTTCGTTAATGCTTGTACAGACAAGTGTGGGTTTCTGGTCAACATTCCCGCCTCCCGATTCTTGACGTATAGAAACGCTGTCTTTTCGATAAAAAACAGCGTCCGTCCATTTTTTTATAGTTGTTGCGAACATCTTCCTTCTGCGCAAGCTCTTTCCGCGCTATGAAGTGTATTTTTCAGTAACATCGTAATCGTCATCGGACCTACCCCGCCTGGAACCGGAGTAATGGCTGAAGCTTTTGTTTTCGCTGATTCAAAATCGACGTCTCCACATAATTTACCGTTCTCATCGCGGTTCATACCGACATCAATCACGACTGCGCCTTCTTTAATATGCGCATCTGTAATGAATTTCGTCTTGCCTATTGCGACAATGAGAATATCAGCTTGTTTCGTAAACGATGCTAAATCATTCGTTTTAGAGTGACAGTATGTGACTGTAGCATCACGCTGTAAAAGTAATTGGCCCATCGGTTTTCCGACAATATTGCTGCGCCCGACAATAACTGCATGTTTACCACTAATTTCAGTACCTGTCCGTTCAAGAAGTTTAATAATTCCGTAGGGCGTACATGACAGGAATGATTTTTGACCGATAATCATCTTTCCAACGTTTTCCGGATGGAATCCGTCAACGTCTTTTGTCGGATCAATTGCACGGATGACGAGGTTCTCATCGATATGATTCGGTAAGGGAAGTTGAACAAGAATGCCATGAATTGAATCATCATTGTTTAATCTTGTGACGTGGTTGAGTAACTCCTCTTCAGATACAGTAACGGGAAGCTCAATCAGTTCTGATTTCATGCCTGCTTCAAAACTCGATTTTTGCTTGTTCTTTACATATGTACGAGAAGCCTGGTTCTCACCAACAAGAACGACCGCAAGACCCGGTTGACATCCCTGCTCTTTCAGTACAGTTACTCTTTCCTTTATTTCTTCCCTGATTTCTTTTCCGATTGCTATTCCATCGATTAGTTTTCCACTCATCTGAATCCCCCCAAATAGCTTCACTTATTTTTCTTCGAATTTTGATAGAACACCATTCACAAAACGGCCTGACTTTTCATCGCCGAATGTTTTGCACAACTCGATTGCTTCATTTAAGACCACTCTGTGCGGTACTTCTTCGTTAAATAATAGTTCATAGACAGCAATTCGCAAGACGGTCCGTTCAATTTTCGGAAGACGGTCTAATGACCAATTTTCCAATTTTCCCGCCAGGACCTCATCTATTGCTTCTTTATTTTGCACTGTTCCCCGCACGAGCTGTTCATAGAATCGGTTTGCAGGCTCATCTATAATGTAATTAATAGCCTCATCTATACTCAGTTCCGTATTATCAAGCTGAAAAAGGGTTTGTACTGCTTTCTCACGTGCTTCTCGTCGTTTCATCTTCTTATTCTCCTCCACTACCGTATCTCTAGGGCATTATCATAGCATAAACAGGGCCACCATATACAGTATGACAAGTTGAAAAGCATCATCCGGTTGGACGATGCTTTTCAGATCATACCGTTTCCGTACCAGCCTCGAACTGGATGCCTGTAATATGGACGTTGACTTCTTTCGTTTCAAGGGAAGTCATGTGGAAAATTGCATGACGAATTTGTTTTTGAATTTCTACGGCAATGGCGGGTAATGAGTAGCCATATTCAACAACGCAATATACGTCAATTGTCAAGCCCTCTTCAGACCATTCCGTTTTGACGCCTTTACCATGGTTCACTTTACCGAACTTTTCCGCGACTCCTGTGGCAAAGTTTCCTCTTGTATTTGCGACGCCTTTTACTTCTGTTGTCGCAATCCCGATAATCACTTCAAGTACTTCGGGAGCAAGCTGGACACGTCCAAGCTCACCATTCCCCGACGGAGCCATTCCGACGAATGCTGGAATTGTTTTGTCAGCCATATCCGAATCTCCTCCCCTTTAGTTCATAATCGTATATTTTTCAAGAAATTTCGTATCAAAGTCTCCTGATTGGAAAACCTTATTGTCCATAAGTCTCAAATGGAAAGGAATGGTTGTATCAACGCCCTCAACGATAAATTCATCAAGTGCTCGTTTCATCCTAGCTACGGCTTCTTCCCTTGTATCCGCGTGTACGATTAACTTCGCAACCATCGAGTCGTAAAATGGAGGAATGGAATAACCAGTGTACATCGCTGAGTCGACACGAACCCCAAAACCGCCGGGTGGAACGTACATTGTTACTTTTCCCGGTGAAGGCATAAAGTTTTTCGATGGATTTTCTGCATTGATACGGCATTCGATTGACCAGCCATTGATTTTGATATCTTCTTGAGTAAGTGTCAATTTTTCACCCGATGCAATTTTTAATTGCTGTTTGACTAAATCGATGCCCGTGACCATTTCAGTGATTGTATGCTCAACCTGGATGCGGGTGTTCATTTCCATAAAGTAAAATTGTTGGTTAATATGATCAAAAATAAATTCAACCGTGCCGGCTCCGCGGTAATTTACTGCTTGAGCCGCTTTTACTGCTGCTTCTCCCATCGCATTACGCAATTCAGGTGTCAATGCTGGAGACGGCGCCTCTTCCAAAAGCTTCTGCATCCTGCGTTGAATAGAACAATCACGTTCGCCAAGATGAATTGTATTGCCGTATTTATCGGCAAGTACTTGGACTTCGACGTGGCGGAATACTTCCACGAACTTTTCCAGGTAAACGCCCGGATTGCCAAAAGCGGCTGCTGCTTCTTTTTGTGTAATATTAATACCTTTTGTCAGCTCGGCAGAATCTCTTGCAACACGAATACCTTTTCCTCCGCCGCCAGCTGTTGCTTTAATGATAACAGGAAACCCGATTTTTTCAGCAATAATGAGCGCTTCATGTTCGTCAGCAACGATTCCGGTAGAACCAGGAACGATTGGTACCCCTGCTTCCCGCATCGTTTCACGAGCAACATCCTTCGTACCCATTCGTGAGATCGCATCAGCAGTGGGACCTATAAATTCAATATTAACTTCTTCACAGAGTTCTGCGAAACTCGCATTTTCTGCAAGAAAACCATACCCTGGATGAATTCCATCACAGCCTGTTAGTTTGGCAACACTGATTATATTTGAAAAGTTAAGGTAGCTGTCTTTTGATAACCGAGGTCCGATACAATAAGCTTCATCCGCCAACTCGACATGAAGAGCATCCTGATCGGCTTCTGAATAAACCGCGACCGTTTTCATGCCAAGTTCTTTACAAGCTCTGATGATACGTACTGCAATTTCACCACGGTTAGCTATTAAAACTTTTTTCATTTTTCATTCCTCCTCAATTAGCTCTTACAAGGAAGAGAGGTTGTCCGTATTCAACGAGCTGACCGTCTTTTACGAGAATCTCAACGATTTCCCCTGAAACTTCCGCTTCAATTTCATTGAATAATTTCATCGCTTCTACGATGCATACGATGGCTTCTGGTTTCACGCTGTCACCTTTTTGTACATATGCTGGCACATCGGGTGAAGATGCAGAGTAGAACGTACCAACCATCGGTGATGTGATTTTAATCAGATTTGGATCTTCTATTTGCACTGCAGCAAGGTCAGCTGGTTTTTCCTGTTGAAGAGCAATTACTTCTTCAATTTTCGGAACTGGCACAGCAGGAATTTCCTGCTGAATAGATGGTGCTGTTTCTACGATTGTTGAAGCTTTCTGTCCATTCCCTTTTTTCAATTCGAGTTTTGCACCGTCTACTTCATAAGAAAACTTTTCAATTGAAGATTGATCAATTAGTTTAATGATTTCACGTATTTCTTGAATTTTTAGCATGATCGATTCTCCTGACTCCATTATAATTACGTTCTTTATCTATTTTAGACGTTTTCACTCCATATTGAAATAGATAATGGTCATTTGTCTTTTAAATTGCTGTGATATATTAAAAACGGCAGTGCCTGTTAGTCCAGAAAATCGCTGTAGTCTAGATATTGCCCCGTGCCGAAATTTTATACTTTCTTATCTTTAAACAAAAAAAAGACCCCGTTTAGGGCCTTCATTTTCCTTAATTATTCTGGGTCGCCGGTAAAACTGACTTGCACATTTTTGGCGTCATCCCAACTCGTCATGACGTAATGAGTGATTTCTTCCGCCATTTTTGACGAATGTCCTTCCGAGGAGAGGACAGTTATTTTCACTTCTCCGGCTTCATTATGGACAAACGCCTCTGGATACCCAAGTGCTTTAATTTGTAATTCCATCAGCGCTTCAGCTGATTCACTTTTCGAGAGTTGTGCCATCTCATCGAACACTTCGTTTTTTTGTTCAGCTGTATAATCCGAAGATGTCATTTTAGTTAACAATTGCTCTTCTTGCTTGCTCCGCTGATTACGGACTTCCATTCTCATTTCTTCAAAAACAAGAGCCTCTGCAAAAACAGGTGTGGTTTTTTCTGCATCGTCCTTGTTCTCTGCCAATTTTATGGACTTCTCCGTATCTTTGAAAATAGTCATACCATCGAACGGCATCGGAGCTTTTTCCTTGATGTAATAGATCGAGATAACTGCGACCAGGCTGAGCAATGTTAAAAACCATACTGTTCTTTTATTCGTTTTCATTAGTATTCCCCCTTTTATTCATTTCAACGATGACGATTCGGTGTTCTGGCAGCTGAAGGACGGTTGACAAAATGTGAGATAGTTCGTTTTGAATTTTGAAGTCTTCCGCCCCTTCTGCTACGACTAGAATGCCTTGCAACTTACTTCCTTTGGTAGTCGATGCGTTGGATATTGAAAAGTAATCGGATAGCGGATTGGCAGATTCTCCATTTTCATAATGAGGATAGAGTAAAACTTCCCCGATTCCCTCAATTCTCATCAGCGCCTCTTCTAGTGCTGCATATTCCCGGCTCTCCTCCTTCTTTCCCTTCTCCCCCCCGATAACGCCAAGACTGGAATTGATGAAAATGATGACCAGGATAACAATAGTGCCGAGGAGGATCGTATGAATTTTTCTTTTCGGTTTCTCCATATCATCACCATTTTCGTTCATTGAGCCGCTTGTACGACCTGTCATCAATGATTCATATTATGCAGTTTCAAGAGAAGCTATGACCAAAAATATTGAAGATTGATTGAATCATCCAAATTCCCATTGCTAGTTTAATAATGGGCAAGAAGTTATCTTCTGTTTCTTTTGGAAATAACAATAAAATCGTTGAAGCTAAAAGGGTAATTAGCAGAACGCCTGTTAAAAAGACTCCATTCCTAACCTCATTTCATCGTAGTAATAAGCTTAACAAGGATAATAGAAAACAGGGCTGTGTAGATAAATGCAAAAGCGATAAGAAATGAAACCGCACATAACACAAATAGTGTTTTCCCGATATCATCCAAAATGCCGGTAACATCTTCATTCGCAAATGGTTCGATCAGTGCTGCAGTCCATCTGTAGAAGAATGCCGTAATTAATGTCTTAAATGAGGGGATAAGCGCTACAGTCCATATTGCGGATATAAGCCATCCCCCCGCAAAAACACTGGCTCCAGATGAATAGCGACCAATCGTCCCCATACTGTCAGTCATAAATGAGCCGATGAGCGGGACGTTTTGGCGTATCAGCTCTTTAATCGGCTCGCTTGCTAAGCCTGTAAGTGCCCAAGACATCGTGCCTCCTACTGTGATAAATATAGAATAGGCTGCAACAACCGCCGAAACCGTACCAAGAAGGGTCGTCCGAATTAAATCCGCCATTTTTGTAAATGGGACAGCGGGAAGAATCCTGGTTACTAGATCTAAAATAAGCGCAGCTGTTAAAAGCGGGATAAGTACCTTCTCTGTTAGAACAATTGCACCGTTAGCAAATAATAGCATCGCTGGCTGAAAGTTCAGCATGCTGAATGCGCCACCTGCAGCAACCATACTGGCCGTCAGTATCGGATAAATAGAAATGAACATCATCGATATAGAGTTTGCAATATCACGAATGAGCGCTAAATGTTCAAGTGCAGGCTGTAAGACAACTGTTACGACAATAAAAATCAGGATCATTCTCGTCCATTTCGCAAACGAAGGAAACAAGAAATCCACCAACAATGCCATAAATGTTGAGATAATAATAATGACAAAGCTTGACAATACGGTTCCGAGTATCGTTTCTATAAAGGAGATCATGAATGCCCCGCCCGTTCATTTTGTAATGAGTGCTGTGAGTAATTCGATTAGTGTTGACGTATGTTGCATCCACAAAGTAAGTATGGCGATTTTCACAGTGAAGTGTGTTACTGATG of the Sporosarcina sp. FSL K6-1508 genome contains:
- a CDS encoding polyprenyl synthetase family protein; translated protein: MHKELQRFIAEKLPVIDEKLNSLLGAANVSETLKSSMAYSINAGGKRIRPLLVLATLEDLGVDSQDALTVACAAEFLHTYSLIHDDLPSMDDDNFRRGKPTNHIIYGEAVAVLAGDALQTLAFGSLTHLSDTSAQDTLRIIRLLADASGSTGMVGGQMLDIEGETKTLSLFELENIHVNKTGALLSFCIVAGAILAGLNEEKTAKLRDFAYHIGLAFQIQDDILDITSTTEELGKTAGSDALSEKSTYPSLLGLEGAMSRLEKHHQCARDSLAFLEMEHPLLGLFADYIVERKS
- a CDS encoding exodeoxyribonuclease VII small subunit encodes the protein MEKEPIRFEEAMLNLEEVVQKLETGDVPLEDAITLYKKGMELSAYCHGKLQDAEKQLISIIDKDGNKTEFDPAKGSDSNA
- the xseA gene encoding exodeoxyribonuclease VII large subunit yields the protein MTRNPHLSVQALTKYIKRKFDADPHLRNVYVKGELSNVKSHPSGHIYFTLKDEKSRIQSAMFRSNASALKFRPENGMNVLITGDVTVFETSGNYQLYVQTMQPDGIGALYLAFEQLKESLGKEGLFDARWKRPVPSFPTKIGVVTAQSGAAIQDICSTIERRYPLAEIILFPAIVQGPNAAPSIIKSIEQADTYGSIDVLIVGRGGGSIEDLWAFNEESVARAIFSCRVPIISAVGHETDTTIADFVSDKRAPTPTAAAEMAVPARDELFEKLLDRKRAIYNALSNQLKSERKRLTTLETSYPLQFPERLYRPFTERLIGLEGRLSRSGQDITGYRKSQHQRLSSMLSSFSPEQRIKEGHRSIAVLTERLTRGVHQDVRIRSDRFHASVRMLKALNPLTVMERGYSIVYQENEVAKSVKSLEVGGNIQIRLQDGTAEAVVQSITMNEGEEV
- the folD gene encoding bifunctional methylenetetrahydrofolate dehydrogenase/methenyltetrahydrofolate cyclohydrolase FolD, giving the protein MSGKLIDGIAIGKEIREEIKERVTVLKEQGCQPGLAVVLVGENQASRTYVKNKQKSSFEAGMKSELIELPVTVSEEELLNHVTRLNNDDSIHGILVQLPLPNHIDENLVIRAIDPTKDVDGFHPENVGKMIIGQKSFLSCTPYGIIKLLERTGTEISGKHAVIVGRSNIVGKPMGQLLLQRDATVTYCHSKTNDLASFTKQADILIVAIGKTKFITDAHIKEGAVVIDVGMNRDENGKLCGDVDFESAKTKASAITPVPGGVGPMTITMLLKNTLHSAERACAEGRCSQQL
- the nusB gene encoding transcription antitermination factor NusB, with translation MKRREAREKAVQTLFQLDNTELSIDEAINYIIDEPANRFYEQLVRGTVQNKEAIDEVLAGKLENWSLDRLPKIERTVLRIAVYELLFNEEVPHRVVLNEAIELCKTFGDEKSGRFVNGVLSKFEEK
- a CDS encoding Asp23/Gls24 family envelope stress response protein, which codes for MADKTIPAFVGMAPSGNGELGRVQLAPEVLEVIIGIATTEVKGVANTRGNFATGVAEKFGKVNHGKGVKTEWSEEGLTIDVYCVVEYGYSLPAIAVEIQKQIRHAIFHMTSLETKEVNVHITGIQFEAGTETV